In a single window of the Actinomycetota bacterium genome:
- a CDS encoding Coenzyme F420 hydrogenase/dehydrogenase, beta subunit C-terminal domain, translated as MAPTTTSGSAPAKAERWTAQWKELYAEVITTGLCTGCAGCVVTCPHDVIGYEHSEGKYLPFHLEEELGPTNCIHGEKGCTTCTRACPRFRSWEPAADVHLFGREREPDEMGGIWRQLLLTRASDSMVHQMGQDGGFVSAMLIWLREHDYIDAALVSGVEPDDAWKAKPAVVSTKDEILATAGSRYTYCANPLALRDARTAGHSRLALVGMGCQTSSPPVMWNRKAGKVSRPFLFNIGLLCSKTFDDSIFPELFEAKYGLRKSEMQKMNIKGVFQIWMKDGSYHEIDLKECHQWTRQGCKCCPDFSAEHADVSTGGIGEDNDWTLTIVRTELGEEVVNRMIADGSIVARPAQEDATAMKLLRTLSIVSRRRWPEFADRAPAVGVPPPKKKAAPPEPGPA; from the coding sequence ATGGCCCCCACGACGACGTCCGGGTCCGCGCCGGCCAAGGCCGAGCGTTGGACCGCGCAGTGGAAAGAGCTGTACGCCGAGGTGATCACGACAGGGTTGTGCACTGGCTGCGCGGGCTGCGTGGTCACCTGCCCGCACGACGTGATCGGCTACGAGCACTCCGAGGGCAAGTACCTGCCGTTCCACCTAGAAGAAGAGCTCGGCCCGACGAACTGCATCCACGGCGAGAAGGGGTGCACCACGTGCACCCGCGCCTGTCCCCGGTTCCGCTCGTGGGAGCCCGCCGCCGACGTCCACCTGTTCGGTCGCGAGCGCGAGCCCGACGAGATGGGCGGGATCTGGCGTCAGCTGCTGCTCACCCGGGCGAGCGACTCGATGGTGCACCAGATGGGCCAGGACGGTGGCTTCGTCTCGGCGATGCTGATCTGGCTGCGCGAGCACGACTACATCGACGCCGCGCTCGTCAGCGGGGTCGAGCCCGACGACGCGTGGAAGGCCAAGCCGGCGGTGGTGTCGACGAAGGACGAGATCCTGGCTACGGCCGGCAGCCGCTACACGTACTGCGCCAACCCGCTCGCGTTGCGCGACGCGAGGACGGCCGGCCACAGCCGACTCGCGCTCGTCGGCATGGGCTGCCAGACGTCGTCCCCGCCGGTGATGTGGAACCGCAAGGCGGGCAAGGTGTCGAGGCCGTTCCTCTTCAACATCGGCCTGCTCTGCTCGAAGACGTTCGACGACTCGATCTTCCCCGAGCTGTTCGAGGCGAAGTACGGGCTGCGCAAGTCCGAGATGCAGAAGATGAACATCAAGGGCGTGTTCCAGATCTGGATGAAGGACGGCTCGTACCACGAGATCGACCTGAAGGAGTGCCACCAGTGGACGCGTCAGGGCTGCAAGTGCTGCCCCGACTTCTCCGCCGAACACGCCGACGTATCCACCGGCGGCATCGGCGAGGACAACGACTGGACGCTGACGATCGTGCGCACCGAGCTCGGCGAAGAGGTGGTCAACCGCATGATCGCCGACGGCTCGATCGTCGCCCGCCCGGCGCAGGAGGACGCGACGGCGATGAAGCTGCTGCGCACGCTGTCCATCGTCAGCCGCCGCCGGTGGCCCGAGTTCGCGGACAGGGCGCCCGCGGTGGGTGTGCCCCCGCCGAAGAAGAAGGCCGCCCCGCCTGAGCCCGGTCCCGCCTGA
- a CDS encoding xanthine dehydrogenase family protein molybdopterin-binding subunit yields the protein MGIIGERVVRTEDPALVTGRATFVDNLDLAGAAHVAYVRSTMAHARLAAIDTSAAAEMPGVLAVLTAADLAADGIGPIPVDMPMLPSTMPRYALAVDTVRFVGELVAAVVANTRAEAVDAAEAVVVDYEPLPAVIDPEAAERGDVLLFPHLGTNVCFDLPSQGSAVSFDDCEVVVRATIVNQRLAPCPLEARVAASRWEPADEHGERRLTHWQASQGAHPVRDRLGEWYGLPPERMRVITPDVGGGFGAKAFSYAEDMLLPWLARRVDRPVRYTESRSESMTGLGHGRGQVQRVEIGGTRDGRVLAYRLTVLQDAGAYPRLGAFLPFLTARMLTGTYDIPAADLTARAVVTNTVPIVAYRGAGRPEAAAAIERAIDMFAAEIGMDPALVRRRNLVGAERFPFTTVTGTTYDSGDYAGALDRVLAAAGYEELRAEQAARRERGDAVQLGIGLSVYVEITALSGGGELGAVRVERSNDGDVRVTVVTGTTPYGQGHRTTWAMLVADRLGVPMECIEVVHGDTDLVARGDVTGGSRSAQLGGTNVWRAAGVVAEQAKAVSARLLEADAADVVLEAGRFHVAGAPSIARTWAEVATAAAEGGDDLSGEGDFEQAGGTFPSGAHVAVVEVDTETGDVRLLRLIAVDDAGRILNPLLAEGQVHGGLAQGAAQALFEEVVYDADGNPKTANFADYGFPSAAELPSFETVHMETPSPLNDLGAKGIGESGTIGATPAVQNAVVDALAHFGVRHVTMPCTAERVWRAIRATRVG from the coding sequence ATGGGGATCATCGGGGAGCGGGTGGTGCGCACCGAGGACCCGGCGCTCGTCACCGGCCGGGCTACCTTCGTCGACAACCTCGACCTCGCGGGCGCTGCCCACGTTGCGTACGTGCGCTCCACCATGGCGCATGCGCGCCTCGCGGCCATCGACACTTCGGCCGCTGCCGAGATGCCCGGCGTGCTCGCCGTCCTCACCGCCGCCGACCTCGCCGCGGACGGAATCGGGCCGATCCCGGTCGACATGCCGATGCTGCCGTCGACGATGCCGCGGTACGCGCTCGCAGTCGACACGGTGCGCTTCGTCGGCGAGCTCGTCGCCGCCGTGGTCGCGAATACACGGGCCGAGGCGGTCGACGCGGCCGAGGCGGTCGTCGTCGACTACGAGCCGCTGCCCGCGGTGATCGACCCCGAAGCGGCCGAGCGAGGTGACGTGCTGCTGTTCCCGCACCTCGGCACGAACGTCTGCTTCGACCTGCCGTCGCAGGGATCCGCGGTGTCGTTCGACGACTGCGAGGTGGTCGTGCGGGCGACGATCGTCAACCAGCGTCTCGCCCCCTGCCCGCTCGAAGCGCGCGTCGCGGCCAGCCGGTGGGAGCCCGCCGACGAGCACGGCGAGCGCCGCCTGACCCACTGGCAGGCGAGCCAGGGCGCGCACCCCGTGCGCGACCGGCTGGGCGAGTGGTACGGCCTGCCGCCCGAACGCATGCGGGTGATCACCCCCGACGTCGGCGGGGGGTTCGGGGCAAAGGCGTTCAGCTACGCGGAGGACATGCTGCTGCCGTGGCTGGCTCGACGCGTCGACCGGCCGGTGCGCTACACGGAGAGCCGCAGCGAGAGCATGACCGGGCTCGGTCACGGCCGGGGGCAGGTGCAGCGCGTGGAGATCGGCGGCACCCGGGACGGCCGGGTGCTCGCCTACCGGCTGACGGTGCTCCAGGACGCCGGGGCGTACCCCCGCCTCGGCGCGTTCTTGCCGTTCCTCACGGCGCGCATGCTGACCGGCACGTACGACATCCCCGCGGCCGACCTCACCGCGCGGGCGGTGGTGACGAACACCGTGCCGATCGTCGCGTACCGCGGCGCGGGTCGTCCGGAGGCGGCGGCGGCGATCGAGCGGGCGATCGACATGTTCGCCGCGGAGATCGGCATGGATCCGGCACTCGTGCGCCGGCGCAACCTCGTCGGCGCGGAGCGGTTCCCGTTCACCACCGTGACGGGCACCACCTACGACAGCGGCGACTACGCCGGCGCCTTGGACCGGGTGCTCGCCGCCGCCGGGTACGAGGAGTTGCGCGCTGAGCAGGCGGCACGGCGCGAGCGCGGCGACGCCGTGCAGCTGGGCATCGGGCTCTCGGTGTACGTCGAGATCACCGCGTTGAGCGGCGGCGGTGAGCTCGGCGCGGTGCGGGTGGAGCGCTCCAACGACGGCGACGTGCGGGTCACCGTGGTGACGGGTACGACGCCGTACGGGCAGGGTCACCGCACCACGTGGGCGATGCTCGTCGCCGACCGGCTCGGCGTGCCGATGGAGTGCATCGAGGTCGTCCACGGCGACACCGACCTGGTCGCCCGGGGTGACGTCACCGGAGGCTCGCGCTCGGCCCAGCTCGGGGGTACCAACGTGTGGCGCGCGGCCGGCGTGGTCGCCGAACAGGCCAAGGCCGTGTCGGCACGCCTGCTCGAGGCCGACGCGGCCGACGTGGTGCTCGAAGCCGGCCGGTTCCACGTCGCCGGCGCCCCTTCGATCGCCCGCACCTGGGCCGAGGTGGCGACTGCCGCCGCGGAAGGCGGTGACGACCTGTCGGGCGAGGGCGACTTCGAGCAGGCCGGCGGCACCTTCCCGAGCGGCGCCCACGTCGCCGTGGTCGAGGTCGACACCGAGACCGGCGACGTGCGCCTGCTGCGCCTGATCGCGGTCGACGACGCCGGCCGCATCCTGAACCCGCTGCTCGCCGAGGGCCAGGTGCACGGCGGCCTCGCCCAGGGCGCGGCGCAGGCGCTCTTCGAAGAGGTCGTCTACGACGCGGACGGGAACCCGAAGACGGCGAACTTCGCCGACTACGGGTTCCCCTCGGCCGCCGAGCTGCCCTCGTTCGAGACGGTCCACATGGAGACGCCGTCGCCGCTCAACGACCTCGGCGCGAAGGGCATCGGCGAGAGCGGCACGATCGGGGCCACCCCGGCGGTGCAGAACGCGGTCGTCGACGCGCTCGCCCACTTCGGCGTGCGTCACGTGACGATGCCCTGCACCGCCGAGCGCGTGTGGCGCGCGATCCGCGCCACACGCGTCGGCTGA
- a CDS encoding acyl-ACP desaturase has translation MSTYRSVGISVGHVTPQEVLTELEPVVGELLERHLATAKEWFPHEHVPYGRGRDFDHDHVWSEADTDIGGGELSDGVRSALFVNLLTEDNLPYYFRDIERMLGSDGAFGEWTRRWTAEEGRHSIAIRDYLTATRAVDPVVLERARMAQVSGGQVPQPMSALAGIVYVSLQELATRIAHRNTGKLIGDPAGYDVMARVAADENLHHLFYRDLTAAAIEASPSDLVIAIEAVVRTFAMPGTGIPDFERHSAAIAAAGIYDVAMFHEQVLVAVVIKQWRIPELTGLTAEAETARDALLSRIERVGKLASKMAARRERASVS, from the coding sequence ATGTCTACCTACCGGTCGGTAGGGATTAGTGTGGGACACGTGACCCCGCAGGAAGTCCTCACCGAGCTCGAGCCCGTCGTCGGCGAGCTGCTCGAGCGTCATCTGGCCACGGCGAAGGAGTGGTTCCCCCACGAGCACGTGCCCTACGGGCGCGGGCGCGACTTCGACCACGATCACGTGTGGAGCGAGGCCGACACCGACATCGGCGGTGGCGAACTGTCCGACGGCGTGCGCAGCGCGCTGTTCGTGAACCTGCTCACCGAGGACAACCTGCCGTACTACTTCCGCGACATCGAGCGGATGCTCGGCAGCGACGGCGCGTTCGGCGAGTGGACCAGGCGGTGGACCGCGGAAGAGGGCCGCCACTCGATCGCCATCCGCGACTACCTCACCGCGACGCGCGCCGTCGACCCGGTGGTGCTCGAGCGGGCCCGGATGGCCCAGGTGTCCGGCGGTCAGGTACCCCAGCCGATGAGCGCCCTCGCCGGCATCGTCTACGTGTCGCTGCAGGAGCTCGCCACCCGGATCGCGCATCGCAACACCGGCAAGCTGATCGGCGACCCCGCCGGCTACGACGTGATGGCCCGGGTGGCTGCCGACGAGAACCTGCACCACCTCTTCTACCGCGACCTCACGGCGGCCGCGATCGAGGCCTCGCCGTCCGACCTCGTGATCGCGATCGAGGCCGTGGTGCGGACGTTCGCGATGCCCGGCACCGGCATTCCCGACTTCGAGCGCCACAGCGCGGCGATCGCCGCCGCCGGCATCTACGACGTGGCGATGTTCCACGAGCAGGTGCTCGTCGCGGTGGTGATCAAGCAGTGGCGCATCCCGGAGCTGACCGGGCTGACGGCCGAGGCGGAGACCGCGCGTGACGCGCTGCTCTCCCGCATCGAGCGGGTGGGCAAGTTGGCCTCCAAGATGGCCGCCCGCCGCGAGCGCGCCTCGGTCTCCTAG
- a CDS encoding P-II family nitrogen regulator, with translation MKLITAIVKPFKLDEVKESLKAAGIQGITVSEVRGFGRQGGHTETYRGAEYQIDFVPKACLEIVCADADADRIVDSIRAAAATGKIGDGKIWVTGVERVVRIRTGEEGADAV, from the coding sequence GTGAAGCTCATCACCGCCATCGTGAAGCCGTTCAAGCTCGACGAGGTGAAGGAGTCGCTGAAGGCTGCCGGCATCCAGGGCATCACCGTCAGCGAGGTCCGCGGGTTCGGTCGCCAGGGCGGCCACACCGAGACCTACCGCGGCGCCGAATACCAGATCGACTTCGTGCCGAAGGCGTGCCTGGAGATCGTGTGCGCCGACGCCGACGCCGACCGGATCGTCGACTCGATCCGCGCCGCGGCGGCGACCGGCAAGATCGGCGACGGCAAGATCTGGGTCACCGGCGTGGAGCGCGTGGTGCGCATCCGCACCGGTGAGGAAGGCGCCGACGCAGTCTGA
- a CDS encoding diacylglycerol kinase family lipid kinase, producing the protein MRIVLVVNSFASSVTARNTVVVHQVLSRGHDVAIVETSRRGHATRFAQDAARRGVDLVVAYGGDGTLNEVATGVAGTDTALGVLPGGSTNVFARTLGMPNDPVAAARLLVVGLNAPDAIRPTGLGRVNGRFFCFHTGVGYDAAVVKAVEKRASMKRWAGHPLFVWAALKTWLSTYDRRSPHFRVVPDHGEVVEDGYFSIVLNTSPYTFLGNRPLDLSPAATLDRALVVVTFNTMRATAILGSLAGALRGGGVRPNAHLALHEDVRSVSIEPVTGSQRRFPYQVDGDYLGETERLELHHVPDAVRLAFPARTLPPWGPAQS; encoded by the coding sequence TTGCGGATAGTCCTGGTCGTCAACAGCTTCGCTTCGTCGGTGACGGCCCGCAACACGGTGGTCGTGCATCAGGTGCTGTCCCGCGGGCACGACGTGGCGATCGTCGAGACCAGCCGCAGAGGCCATGCCACCCGCTTCGCCCAGGACGCCGCCCGCCGCGGCGTCGACCTGGTCGTGGCATACGGCGGGGACGGCACGTTGAACGAGGTGGCCACCGGGGTCGCCGGCACTGACACCGCTCTCGGCGTGCTGCCCGGCGGCAGCACGAACGTGTTCGCGAGAACCCTCGGCATGCCGAACGATCCCGTCGCCGCGGCGAGGCTGCTCGTCGTCGGGCTGAATGCCCCCGACGCCATCCGCCCGACGGGGCTCGGGCGGGTCAACGGCCGCTTCTTCTGCTTCCACACCGGCGTCGGCTACGACGCGGCGGTGGTGAAGGCCGTCGAGAAGCGGGCGTCGATGAAGCGCTGGGCGGGGCATCCGCTCTTCGTCTGGGCGGCCTTGAAGACCTGGCTGAGCACGTACGACCGCCGTTCACCGCACTTTCGCGTCGTGCCCGACCACGGCGAGGTGGTGGAGGACGGCTACTTCTCCATCGTGCTCAACACGAGCCCGTACACCTTCCTCGGCAACCGCCCGCTCGACCTCTCCCCCGCGGCCACTCTCGACCGGGCGCTCGTCGTGGTGACGTTCAACACGATGCGGGCCACCGCCATCCTCGGTTCGCTGGCAGGAGCACTGCGCGGCGGGGGTGTGCGACCGAACGCGCACCTCGCCCTGCACGAAGACGTGCGCAGCGTGTCGATCGAGCCGGTCACCGGTTCGCAGCGGCGGTTCCCTTACCAGGTGGACGGCGACTACCTGGGCGAGACCGAGCGGCTGGAGCTGCACCACGTTCCCGACGCGGTGCGCCTCGCCTTCCCGGCGCGCACGCTGCCGCCGTGGGGGCCTGCTCAGTCCTGA
- a CDS encoding DUF3090 family protein, whose protein sequence is MSVYFEFAEVLDFTAGAVGEPGQRTFYLQASDDERVVAVKCEKQQVAAIAQYLRRILGDLQPAPGPTSVTASTISEPLVAAFTLGSIGLGFDPDSDQFVVQLDELVPGDLDDDAQDEDDEEPGTPLAGGATSGEAEVDRGRVRVRITAAQALAFCQRAEQVVAAGRPGCIFCGLPIDPDGHHCPRMN, encoded by the coding sequence ATGAGCGTCTACTTCGAGTTCGCCGAGGTCCTCGACTTCACCGCCGGCGCCGTCGGCGAACCCGGCCAGCGCACCTTCTACCTGCAGGCCAGCGACGACGAGCGGGTGGTCGCCGTGAAATGCGAGAAGCAGCAGGTGGCCGCGATAGCGCAGTACCTACGCCGGATCCTCGGCGACCTGCAGCCCGCACCGGGGCCGACGAGCGTCACCGCGAGCACCATCTCCGAGCCCCTCGTCGCCGCGTTCACGCTCGGCTCGATCGGGCTCGGGTTCGACCCCGACTCCGACCAGTTCGTCGTCCAGCTCGACGAGCTCGTCCCGGGAGACCTCGACGACGACGCGCAGGACGAGGACGACGAGGAACCGGGAACACCGCTCGCCGGCGGCGCGACGTCCGGCGAGGCCGAGGTGGACCGTGGGCGGGTGCGGGTGCGGATCACCGCGGCTCAGGCGCTGGCGTTCTGCCAACGGGCGGAGCAGGTGGTCGCCGCCGGGCGACCCGGATGCATCTTCTGCGGGCTGCCGATCGACCCCGACGGCCACCACTGCCCGCGGATGAACTGA
- a CDS encoding uracil-DNA glycosylase, with product MPSPRPPLGDLAGQVAACRTCPRLVEWRELVARERRAAFRDEVYWGRGVPGFGDPDARVLVLGLAPAAHGANRTGRVFTGDRSGDWLYRAMYRAGLANQPESVSADDGLALRGAWVTAAVKCAPPANRPLPTERAACSPFLQRELELLTGLRVVVCLGAFAYEVMCAELGVRPRPRFAHGAEVEVAEHGLTLVCSFHPSQQNTFTGRLNEAMLDAVFTRAVALAWPGVGGPP from the coding sequence ATGCCGTCACCTCGTCCACCGCTCGGCGACCTGGCCGGGCAGGTGGCCGCATGCCGCACCTGCCCACGTCTCGTCGAGTGGCGGGAGCTGGTCGCGCGCGAACGCCGGGCCGCGTTTCGCGACGAGGTGTACTGGGGGCGCGGCGTCCCGGGCTTCGGCGATCCCGACGCACGCGTGTTGGTGCTCGGTCTTGCTCCTGCCGCGCACGGGGCGAACCGCACCGGGCGCGTGTTCACCGGTGACCGCAGCGGTGACTGGCTGTACCGGGCGATGTACCGGGCCGGACTGGCGAACCAGCCGGAGTCGGTGTCGGCCGACGACGGCCTCGCGCTGCGCGGGGCGTGGGTGACCGCCGCGGTCAAGTGCGCCCCTCCCGCCAACCGCCCGCTCCCCACGGAGCGCGCCGCGTGTTCGCCGTTCCTGCAACGTGAGCTGGAGCTGCTCACCGGTCTGCGCGTCGTCGTCTGCCTGGGGGCGTTCGCGTACGAGGTGATGTGTGCCGAGCTCGGCGTGCGCCCCCGGCCGCGCTTCGCCCACGGGGCCGAGGTAGAGGTCGCCGAGCACGGTCTGACCCTCGTCTGCTCGTTCCACCCCAGCCAGCAGAACACGTTCACCGGACGGCTGAACGAGGCGATGCTCGACGCCGTGTTCACCCGGGCCGTGGCGCTCGCCTGGCCCGGCGTCGGCGGTCCCCCGTGA
- a CDS encoding SCO1664 family protein — MTLDPTTLLREGEIELVGRMPWASNATFLVGLTLGEGSCQAIYKPLRGERPLWDFPPGLHKREVAAYLLSEAMGLHAVPPTVLRDGPLGEGSLQWFVDAVFEEHYFTMYEQRPELHDQLRAIAVLDLVANNTDRKGGHCLVDTAGKVWAIDNGLCFSSDFKLRTVIWEFGGEPIPADLLSAVRQVADAAPLAMCTLLDDEEVAAMRERARLVLEHPVFPIDSAGRRYPWPMV; from the coding sequence ATGACGCTCGACCCGACGACGCTGCTTCGCGAGGGCGAGATCGAGCTCGTCGGCCGCATGCCGTGGGCCTCCAACGCGACGTTCCTCGTCGGCCTGACGCTCGGCGAGGGCTCCTGCCAGGCGATCTACAAGCCGCTGCGCGGTGAACGCCCGCTGTGGGACTTCCCCCCGGGGCTGCACAAGCGCGAGGTCGCCGCGTACCTGTTGTCGGAGGCGATGGGGCTGCACGCAGTGCCGCCGACCGTGCTGCGCGACGGTCCCCTCGGCGAGGGCTCACTGCAGTGGTTCGTCGACGCGGTGTTCGAGGAGCACTACTTCACGATGTACGAGCAGCGGCCCGAGCTGCACGATCAGCTCCGCGCGATCGCGGTGCTCGACCTCGTCGCCAACAACACCGACCGCAAGGGCGGCCACTGCCTGGTCGACACCGCCGGCAAGGTGTGGGCGATCGACAACGGGCTCTGCTTCTCCAGCGACTTCAAGCTGCGCACCGTCATCTGGGAGTTCGGCGGCGAGCCGATCCCCGCGGATCTGCTCTCGGCAGTACGCCAGGTTGCCGACGCTGCGCCGCTCGCGATGTGCACGCTGCTCGACGACGAGGAGGTGGCCGCGATGCGCGAGAGGGCACGCTTGGTGCTCGAGCACCCGGTGTTCCCGATCGACTCCGCGGGCCGCAGGTACCCGTGGCCGATGGTGTAG
- a CDS encoding electron transfer flavoprotein subunit alpha/FixB family protein, with protein sequence MAINNIWVFAQVANGAPTSGTLELLTKARSLGGTVSAWVGGDAAAAAGALGEYGASKVYATGDLAGKLPGAAVSAAMKATIDGGDAPDLVLFPQTYEARDVLSRLSVKLDKTLLTNNVELSVDGDSVSVTTPIFGGNTLVTTTFTGSGPHLAAFRPKSFTPEPGGGSPAEVVAVAVPELGASGSATVTAVHVEETTGPKLDEADVVVAGGRGLGESEKFALIETLAKLLKGAPGASRAIVDAGWVPYSYQVGQTGKVVKPSLYIAAGISGATQHMVGMKGAKNIIAINKDKEAPIFGIADLGIVGDVHKVLPKLIEALQAR encoded by the coding sequence ATGGCGATCAACAACATCTGGGTGTTCGCGCAGGTCGCGAACGGAGCCCCCACCTCGGGCACGCTCGAGCTGCTCACCAAGGCCCGCTCGCTCGGCGGCACCGTGTCGGCGTGGGTCGGCGGCGACGCCGCAGCCGCCGCGGGTGCACTCGGCGAATACGGCGCGTCGAAGGTGTACGCCACCGGCGATCTCGCCGGCAAGCTGCCCGGCGCGGCCGTGTCGGCGGCGATGAAGGCCACCATCGACGGCGGCGACGCCCCCGACCTGGTGCTGTTCCCGCAGACCTACGAGGCCCGCGACGTGCTCAGCCGGCTGTCGGTGAAGCTCGACAAGACCCTGCTCACCAACAACGTCGAGCTCTCCGTCGACGGCGACTCGGTCAGCGTGACCACTCCGATCTTCGGCGGCAACACACTGGTCACCACCACCTTCACCGGGTCCGGGCCGCACCTCGCCGCGTTTCGGCCGAAGAGCTTCACCCCCGAGCCCGGCGGTGGCTCCCCGGCAGAGGTCGTCGCGGTGGCGGTGCCCGAGCTCGGTGCCTCCGGCTCGGCGACGGTCACCGCGGTGCACGTCGAGGAGACGACCGGCCCCAAGCTGGACGAGGCCGACGTCGTCGTCGCCGGTGGCCGTGGCCTCGGCGAATCCGAGAAGTTCGCGCTGATCGAGACGCTGGCCAAGCTGCTGAAGGGCGCGCCGGGCGCGTCGAGGGCGATCGTCGACGCCGGTTGGGTGCCGTACAGCTACCAGGTCGGCCAGACCGGCAAGGTCGTCAAGCCGAGCCTTTACATCGCCGCCGGCATCTCCGGCGCCACCCAGCACATGGTGGGCATGAAGGGCGCGAAGAACATCATCGCGATCAACAAGGACAAGGAAGCGCCGATCTTCGGCATCGCCGACCTCGGCATCGTCGGCGACGTCCACAAGGTGCTGCCCAAGCTGATCGAGGCACTCCAAGCCCGCTAG
- a CDS encoding electron transfer flavoprotein subunit beta/FixA family protein, with protein MNVIVCVKQIPDPAEPGALDPATNTLQRSGKLILDESDSYGVEMALQLVDAAGGGEVSLVSMAPNGEVSGMRTALAMGAAKGVLVSDPSLQGSDALTTAKVLAAAVQRLGGADLVIAATESSDGYTGTVPEQMAEVLGLPSVTFAKKVAIEGATLKADRQTEAGFDEVTCALPAVISVTAGVVEPRYPSFKGIMAAKSKPVDTVTAADLGVNPVGWDGAGQKITNVGQAEARAAGEIIEDDGEAFGKIVEFLENMKVI; from the coding sequence ATGAACGTGATCGTGTGCGTGAAGCAGATCCCCGATCCGGCCGAGCCGGGCGCGTTGGATCCGGCCACCAACACGCTCCAGCGCTCCGGCAAGCTCATCCTCGATGAGTCCGACAGCTACGGGGTCGAGATGGCCCTGCAGCTCGTCGATGCCGCGGGCGGGGGCGAGGTGAGCCTGGTGTCGATGGCGCCGAACGGCGAGGTGTCCGGGATGCGTACGGCGCTCGCCATGGGCGCCGCCAAGGGCGTGCTGGTTTCGGACCCGTCCCTGCAGGGCTCCGACGCCCTCACCACGGCGAAGGTGCTCGCGGCCGCCGTGCAGCGCCTCGGCGGTGCCGACCTCGTGATCGCCGCCACCGAGTCGAGCGACGGCTACACCGGCACCGTTCCCGAGCAGATGGCCGAGGTGCTCGGCCTTCCCTCGGTGACGTTCGCGAAGAAGGTCGCCATCGAGGGCGCCACGTTGAAGGCCGACCGCCAGACCGAGGCCGGCTTCGACGAGGTCACCTGCGCCCTGCCGGCGGTGATCAGCGTCACCGCGGGCGTCGTCGAGCCGCGCTACCCGAGCTTCAAGGGGATCATGGCCGCGAAGTCGAAGCCGGTCGACACCGTCACCGCCGCCGACCTCGGTGTGAACCCTGTCGGGTGGGACGGTGCCGGGCAGAAGATCACGAACGTCGGCCAGGCCGAGGCCCGCGCCGCGGGCGAGATCATCGAAGACGACGGAGAGGCATTCGGCAAGATCGTCGAGTTCCTCGAGAACATGAAGGTCATCTGA
- a CDS encoding MSMEG_4193 family putative phosphomutase, with product MATKRSSPSPPTTLLLVRHGQTPTTGKVLPGRARGLSLAAAGHEQARRAAQRIAELAEVDAVYASPLERARQTAAPIAAARGMKVSVVSGLSECDFGEWTGRPLKQLMSKPEWATVQRAPSTFRFPGGESFVEMQLRMVSTLDRLREAHPGKTVVCVSHADPIKAAVAHALGTHLDLFQRIVISTCSISAIAYTSSGPIVLAVNSTGGSLVELAPS from the coding sequence ATGGCGACGAAGCGATCCTCCCCGTCACCCCCGACGACGTTGCTCCTCGTCCGCCACGGGCAGACACCGACGACGGGCAAGGTGCTGCCGGGGCGGGCGAGGGGATTGTCGCTCGCCGCGGCCGGCCACGAGCAGGCCCGGCGGGCTGCGCAGCGGATCGCCGAGCTGGCCGAGGTCGACGCGGTGTACGCCTCGCCGCTCGAGCGGGCCCGCCAGACGGCGGCGCCGATCGCCGCCGCACGGGGGATGAAGGTGAGCGTCGTGAGCGGCCTGTCGGAATGCGACTTCGGCGAGTGGACCGGCCGGCCGCTGAAGCAGCTGATGAGCAAGCCGGAATGGGCGACCGTGCAGCGTGCCCCCTCGACGTTCCGCTTCCCCGGCGGGGAGAGCTTCGTCGAGATGCAGCTGCGCATGGTCTCCACCCTCGATCGGCTGCGTGAGGCCCACCCCGGAAAGACGGTGGTGTGCGTGTCCCACGCCGACCCGATCAAGGCCGCGGTCGCGCACGCCCTCGGCACGCACCTCGACCTGTTCCAGCGCATCGTGATCAGCACGTGCTCGATCTCGGCCATCGCCTACACCTCGAGTGGCCCGATCGTGCTCGCGGTCAACTCCACGGGCGGCTCGCTCGTCGAGCTGGCGCCGTCGTGA